The following coding sequences are from one Streptomyces dengpaensis window:
- a CDS encoding SpoIIE family protein phosphatase — translation MMDRSADHTRRAAETAPGAEGCASLLVDEAGRVVGWDPAAERLLGYPAQRVVGRPVTELLAETASEAPAPADAMLKHSDGSLIGCRVRVRRAQEGPAGACWRVALTPSTEDASQAAEVTSRVAEGAYRAAEEASRAGEEASQAGEEASRAIDRALLDALFTRSPIGLFVLDPQLRLMRYNTAAAGMPGLGSKPALGLRPTEAWPHFSARVAEEMMTKVLESGEPELAFEKRGRPPGDLEHEHVYSASAFRLEDENGRVLGVADTVVDVTDRHRAQQRLALAADAGARIGTTLDALHTAGELAELVVPDLADSVAVDLLEPVLAGEDVPHVPGEAGWPLLRATSRSTRTNAKPGAYEVGEVSGYPNAAPAVQALTDHRPRLVAGLDADSAWVRSDPIRGRRMLQEGVHSLMVVPLVVRDHALGLVTFYRWKPRGAFDDDDLTLAQDLAGRTAVALDNARRYVREHNAVLTLQRGMLPHTLPSPSTIQAAHHIVLSGAGGDWTDVLALPGARVALVTGHTPGRGMRTAATMGRLRTAVQTLAGLDLAPDEIMARLDDLVQHMDAENAEDSGPTADTLAGTACLYLVYDPITRQCTMTAAGPVGLAVVQPDGTVTFPEIPAGAPLGRPGPPFAKSKADLPEGSRLVLFTPGLLQSFPEDVGHTVLARLLASSAESPEDLCLSLTEELVPVDPPEDAAVLVADTPALDPTRVADWQLPSDPAAVATARSLAARQLQIWALDDEAFATELIVSELVTNAIRYAQPPIRLRLIHDRRLTCEVSDGSSAAPHLRHARTTDEGGRGLLLVSQFAERWGTRYEDRGKVIWAEQPLATAT, via the coding sequence ATGATGGATCGATCGGCGGACCACACGCGCCGCGCGGCGGAAACAGCGCCAGGTGCGGAGGGCTGTGCCTCGCTCCTCGTCGACGAGGCGGGCAGGGTCGTCGGGTGGGACCCGGCCGCCGAACGACTCCTGGGCTATCCGGCACAGCGCGTGGTCGGCCGGCCGGTTACGGAACTGCTGGCCGAAACCGCGTCTGAGGCCCCCGCACCTGCCGACGCCATGCTCAAACACAGCGACGGAAGCCTCATCGGCTGCCGGGTCCGCGTGCGCCGCGCGCAGGAAGGACCCGCCGGGGCGTGCTGGAGAGTGGCACTGACCCCGAGCACGGAGGACGCCTCCCAGGCGGCGGAGGTCACTTCCCGGGTAGCGGAGGGCGCTTACCGGGCAGCGGAGGAAGCGTCCCGGGCAGGGGAGGAAGCGTCCCAGGCAGGGGAGGAAGCGTCTCGGGCCATAGACCGGGCTCTGCTGGACGCCCTCTTCACTCGCTCGCCGATCGGATTGTTCGTGCTCGATCCTCAGCTTCGCCTCATGCGGTACAACACCGCCGCCGCGGGCATGCCGGGGCTTGGATCAAAGCCGGCGCTGGGGTTGCGCCCCACCGAGGCGTGGCCTCACTTCAGCGCCCGCGTCGCCGAAGAAATGATGACCAAAGTGCTGGAGAGCGGCGAGCCGGAACTCGCCTTCGAAAAGCGTGGCCGGCCTCCCGGTGACCTGGAGCATGAGCACGTGTACTCGGCCTCCGCATTCCGGCTGGAAGACGAAAACGGCCGCGTTCTCGGCGTGGCCGACACCGTGGTCGACGTCACCGACCGCCACCGCGCTCAGCAGAGGCTTGCCCTGGCCGCCGACGCCGGCGCCCGGATCGGCACCACCCTCGACGCGCTGCACACCGCCGGGGAACTGGCCGAGCTGGTGGTGCCTGACCTGGCCGACAGCGTGGCCGTCGACCTTCTGGAGCCGGTCCTTGCGGGAGAGGACGTACCCCACGTCCCCGGCGAGGCGGGCTGGCCTCTCCTGCGCGCCACATCGCGATCGACCCGGACGAACGCCAAGCCCGGCGCCTACGAAGTCGGTGAGGTCAGTGGCTACCCCAACGCCGCACCGGCTGTCCAGGCACTCACCGACCACCGGCCGCGCCTGGTAGCCGGCCTCGATGCGGACAGCGCATGGGTACGCAGTGATCCCATCCGCGGCCGGCGCATGCTGCAAGAGGGGGTCCACTCGCTGATGGTCGTCCCCCTGGTCGTCCGCGACCACGCCCTGGGCCTGGTGACGTTCTACCGGTGGAAGCCCCGCGGGGCCTTCGACGACGACGACCTCACTCTGGCGCAGGACCTGGCGGGAAGAACCGCTGTCGCCCTGGACAACGCCCGCCGCTACGTCCGCGAACACAACGCCGTACTCACGCTGCAGCGCGGCATGCTGCCCCACACCCTCCCCTCCCCCAGCACGATCCAAGCGGCACACCACATCGTGCTCTCCGGCGCGGGAGGCGACTGGACCGATGTCCTCGCCCTTCCCGGAGCCCGCGTAGCCCTCGTGACCGGCCACACTCCAGGCCGGGGCATGCGCACGGCAGCCACGATGGGACGGCTGCGCACAGCAGTTCAGACGCTGGCCGGCCTGGACCTGGCCCCGGACGAGATCATGGCTCGCCTCGACGATCTCGTACAGCACATGGACGCAGAGAACGCGGAGGACTCCGGCCCCACAGCGGACACCCTCGCCGGAACCGCCTGCCTCTACCTGGTCTACGACCCCATCACCCGCCAGTGCACCATGACCGCGGCCGGACCGGTCGGGCTGGCTGTGGTCCAGCCCGACGGCACGGTGACCTTCCCGGAGATCCCGGCCGGCGCACCACTTGGCCGGCCCGGGCCACCCTTCGCCAAGAGCAAGGCGGACCTGCCGGAGGGAAGCCGCCTGGTGCTGTTCACGCCCGGCCTCCTGCAGTCCTTCCCCGAGGACGTCGGGCACACGGTGCTTGCCCGCCTGCTGGCCTCATCCGCCGAGTCCCCTGAGGATCTGTGTCTGAGCCTCACCGAGGAGCTGGTTCCGGTCGATCCGCCGGAAGACGCCGCGGTCCTGGTCGCGGACACCCCGGCCCTGGACCCCACGCGTGTCGCCGACTGGCAACTGCCCTCCGACCCCGCGGCCGTCGCCACGGCTCGCTCCCTCGCCGCCCGCCAGCTCCAGATCTGGGCGCTGGACGACGAGGCCTTTGCCACCGAGCTCATCGTCAGCGAGCTGGTCACCAATGCCATTCGGTATGCCCAGCCACCCATACGTCTGCGCCTGATCCATGATCGCCGGCTGACCTGCGAAGTCTCCGACGGCAGCAGCGCCGCACCACACCTGCGCCACGCCCGGACCACCGACGAGGGCGGCCGCGGCCTTCTTCTGGTTTCCCAGTTCGCCGAGCGATGGGGCACCCGCTACGAGGACCGGGGCAAGGTCATCTGGGCCGAGCAGCCCCTCGCCACGGCAACGTGA
- a CDS encoding amidohydrolase translates to MGLREVLFMHACGHDLHVAALLGAATLLARALPHWRGTVVIVGQPAEETLTGARAMLEDGLYDRFGRPDAVLAQHTAPLLAGMVAHGYGQPVLAGSVGLDVTLHGRGGHAGAPHLTVDPVLAAASVVLRLQGIVSRESAPAEQTALTVGSLHAGTHSSVVPDSASLGITVRALSPASLDRVVTAVERVVRAESAASGCPRDPEITVVSRSPVTLPDGEVTAAVREAHGEALGIERIVPWAPSMATEDFGLHGDAGREIHGCAGVPLGYWMVGVVGPRQWAANADAIPGANTAERLAALPANHSPEFAPHLPLALPSATTALTTAALTVLGRNISDEPGTNRVQV, encoded by the coding sequence GTGGGGCTGCGCGAGGTGCTGTTCATGCACGCCTGCGGCCACGACCTGCATGTCGCCGCCCTGCTCGGCGCCGCCACGCTGCTGGCCCGCGCGCTGCCGCACTGGCGCGGCACGGTGGTGATCGTCGGCCAGCCGGCCGAGGAGACGCTGACCGGCGCGCGCGCCATGCTGGAGGACGGCCTCTACGACCGTTTCGGCCGCCCCGACGCGGTCCTCGCCCAGCACACCGCGCCGCTGCTGGCCGGCATGGTGGCGCACGGTTACGGACAGCCCGTGCTGGCGGGCAGTGTCGGCCTGGACGTCACGCTGCACGGCCGGGGCGGGCACGCCGGGGCGCCGCACCTGACGGTGGACCCCGTGCTCGCCGCCGCCTCGGTGGTGCTGCGGCTGCAGGGAATCGTGTCGCGGGAGAGCGCGCCCGCGGAACAGACCGCCCTCACGGTCGGTTCGCTCCACGCCGGAACGCACAGCAGCGTCGTACCGGACAGCGCCTCACTCGGTATCACCGTGCGCGCGCTGTCCCCGGCGTCCCTGGACCGCGTCGTGACGGCCGTCGAGCGGGTCGTACGGGCCGAGTCGGCCGCGTCGGGCTGCCCACGCGATCCCGAGATCACGGTGGTCTCGCGCTCCCCGGTCACTCTGCCGGACGGGGAGGTGACCGCGGCCGTACGAGAAGCACATGGTGAGGCGCTAGGTATTGAGCGCATCGTGCCGTGGGCGCCGTCCATGGCGACCGAGGACTTCGGTCTGCACGGGGATGCCGGGCGGGAGATCCACGGCTGCGCGGGAGTTCCGCTCGGATACTGGATGGTCGGGGTGGTGGGCCCGCGCCAATGGGCCGCGAACGCCGACGCGATTCCCGGCGCGAACACCGCGGAGCGCCTCGCGGCCCTGCCGGCCAACCACTCGCCCGAGTTCGCCCCCCATCTGCCGCTCGCGCTGCCCTCGGCGACAACGGCGCTGACCACGGCCGCGCTGACCGTGCTGGGCAGGAACATCTCAGACGAACCCGGCACCAACAGAGTTCAGGTCTGA
- a CDS encoding RNA-guided endonuclease InsQ/TnpB family protein, producing MQLRYAFRLYPEPGQRLALARAFGCARVVFNDAVRAREDARGAGEPFPTAGVLSQKLITQAKQTPERSWLGEVSAVVLQQSLRDAEAAYKNFFASLKGERKGAKTGAPRFKSRKDSRQSIRFTANARWSITGSGRLNLPKIGAVKVKWSRTLPARPSSVTVVKDAAGRYFASFVVDTDPGADAARMPGTDQTVGIDLGLTHFAVLSDGTKIDSPRFLRRAEKKLKKAQRELSRKQKGSKNRAKARLKVARAHAKVADARRDFHHRLSTQLIRDNQAIGVEDLAVQGLARTRLARSVHDAGWSAFVNMLEYKAARYGRTLVKIGRFEPTSQTCSACGIKDGPKPLNVREWTCTACGTVHDRDHNAAKNVKTAAGRAVTACGAPVRPGLVPAQREETGSHGFPPEPCAA from the coding sequence ATGCAGCTTCGGTACGCCTTCAGGCTGTACCCGGAACCTGGCCAACGCCTCGCGCTGGCCAGGGCGTTCGGGTGCGCCCGCGTCGTGTTCAACGATGCCGTGCGTGCTCGCGAGGACGCCCGCGGGGCGGGCGAACCCTTCCCGACGGCGGGTGTGCTGTCCCAGAAGCTGATCACCCAGGCCAAGCAGACACCCGAGCGGTCCTGGCTGGGCGAGGTCTCCGCGGTCGTCCTCCAGCAGTCCCTGCGCGACGCGGAGGCCGCCTACAAGAACTTCTTCGCCTCCCTCAAGGGCGAGCGTAAGGGCGCGAAGACCGGTGCGCCCCGCTTCAAGTCCCGCAAGGACAGCCGTCAGTCGATCCGGTTCACGGCCAATGCCCGCTGGTCGATCACTGGTTCCGGGAGGCTGAACCTCCCGAAGATCGGCGCGGTGAAGGTGAAGTGGTCGAGGACCTTGCCCGCGCGGCCCTCCTCGGTCACCGTGGTCAAGGACGCGGCCGGACGGTACTTCGCCTCGTTCGTCGTTGACACCGACCCGGGCGCGGACGCCGCCCGGATGCCCGGCACCGACCAGACGGTCGGCATCGACCTGGGCCTGACCCACTTCGCCGTCCTCTCCGACGGGACGAAGATCGACTCTCCTCGGTTTCTGCGCCGGGCGGAGAAGAAACTGAAGAAGGCCCAGCGGGAGCTGTCCCGCAAGCAGAAGGGATCGAAGAACCGGGCCAAGGCCCGTCTGAAGGTCGCCCGCGCCCACGCGAAGGTGGCCGATGCCCGCCGCGATTTTCACCACCGGCTCTCCACTCAGCTGATCCGCGACAACCAAGCGATCGGCGTGGAGGACCTGGCGGTCCAAGGACTCGCGCGCACCAGGCTGGCCAGGAGTGTCCATGACGCCGGATGGTCGGCGTTCGTGAACATGCTGGAGTACAAGGCGGCCCGGTACGGGCGGACCCTGGTCAAGATCGGCCGGTTCGAGCCGACCTCCCAGACCTGCTCGGCCTGCGGTATCAAAGACGGCCCCAAGCCCCTGAACGTCCGGGAATGGACCTGCACCGCCTGCGGCACCGTCCACGACCGGGACCACAATGCCGCGAAGAACGTCAAAACGGCCGCCGGACGGGCGGTGACAGCCTGCGGAGCGCCGGTAAGACCAGGACTCGTCCCGGCACAGCGCGAAGAAACAGGAAGCCACGGATTCCCGCCCGAACCCTGTGCCGCGTAG